TACTTCTTTCTTGTTTACCAGGGCCACTGTAAGATGATGTTGCTAATATAGCTAGCGGCTGCTGGTATATACGAGAGAGAATGTCTCCAACTCGCAGTCCACCTCTGGCAAGACAAATAATTTGGTTGAACTTCCAACCCGATTGATAAATCTCAATAGCCAGTTGTTCAATTTTATGGTGATAATCTGACCAAGAAACATAAAGGTCTGGCATAACACTAAAGGAAGTGGTAGATAGCTAGTACTGTAGGCAAACACAAACTTTTTATTTTAGTATGAGCGCAAGATATTATGAATGATTCTGCTGCTAATAGCGATGCTCAACGAGATCCTGCAAATACAAAACTGGATTTAAAAACAAAGCTGGCTTACGGTGCAGGAGATTTGGGCCCAGCGATTACTGCAAATATCTCCATTTTTTACCTGCTACTTTTTTTTACCAATGTCGCTGGTATTCCGGCGGGTTTAGCTGGCAGCATTTTGATGATTGGTAAAATCTGGGATGGAATAAATGATCCGATTATTGGATTACTGACTGATAAAACAAAATCTCGTCGTTGGGGGCGTCGTCTTCCTTGGTTGTTTTATGGGGCAGTTCCCTTTGGAATTTTCTTTTTCTTGCAGTGGATTGTACCGCCATTTAGTACACAGCAGAGCAATAATATTTGGCCGTTATTCTGGTACTACGTTGCGATTGGGATAATATCTCAAGCGTTTTACACCGTTGTGAATTTGCCTTATACGGCGATGACTCCAGAACTAACTCAGGATTACGACGAACGCACTAGTCTTAACAGCATTCGCTTTACATTTTCTATTTCTGGTAGCATTCTGTCGTTGATTTTATCAAAAATTATTTTTTCTCAAATCGCCGATCGCCAACAACGATATTTAGTTTTAGCAGCAGTCTGTACAGTAATTTCGGTCTTAACATTATATTGGTGTGTTTTTGGAGTGCGCGATCGCGTTATGGCTTTTGAAGCAAAACGCATCCAAGCTGAGGAAGCCCCATCTATACCTTTTGGTGAACAGTTAAAGATTGTTTTTAGTAATCGACCTTTTCTATTTGTAATCGGTATATATCTGTTTTCCTGGTTAGGCGTGCAAGTCACAGCGAGTATTATTCCCTACTTTGTGGTCAACTACATGGGTCTCGAAGAGTCAGATATACCCTCAGTCCTAATTGCAGTGCAAGTAACTGCTCTGATTATGCTGTCTGTCTGGAGTGCTTTGAGTAAAAAAATTGGCAAAAAACTTGTTTATTGCCTGGGAATGAGTTTATGGATAATAGCAGCAGCGGGAATGTTTTTCTTGCAGCCTGGTCAAATAGGTTTAATGTATGTAATGGCTGTGATGGCAGGTGTTGGTATTTCTACAGCTTATCTAATTCCCTGGTCAATGATCCCAGATGTAATTGAATTAGATGAACTCCAAACCGGCCAACGTCGGGAAGGGATTTTTTATGGCTTCATGGTTTTGCTGCAAAAATTTGGTTTAGCTTTTGGGTTATTTGTGGTAGGAAATGCTTTGCAAGCATCAGGCTTTAAAGAGTCTGTAGCAGGACAAGCTACACTACCCATACAACCTGAGCAGGCACTACTAGCTATCCGCATTGCTGTAGGCCCTGTACCTACAGTCTTTTTAATTTGTGGCTTAGTTTTAACGTATTTTTACCCTATTACCCGCGAGATGCACGCAGAAATACTTCTGAAACTCAAAGAACGGAAAGAGAGATAACAAGACAAGGAAAAATAATAACTCCTGATTCTTCTACAGACGCGATTAATCGCGTCTCCACTGACTCTTATACGGACGCAATTAATCGCGTATCACTGGCTCTTGACTTCTAATCCAAATGACCAATCCTTGGATAGAGGTTACTGATTGAAACTAGGTAGAAACTGAAGCTAAGTTAACAGGTTCAAGGATAATAACCTAACAGTTTTTAATTAAATACTACGGTTTTGCACATCTAGAGCTTGTTAGTTTTTCTCCTCTAACTTAATAACTTTTTGGAGGATCTTGTGCAGCCTATCTATGATGAATCATTTGAAATGATGGTTCAGGACGTTGAAGTTAAACCCCAGCAGGAAGAATATTATCCAGTCAAACTGATAACGAGCCGAGGTTTAATTTATTGTCGCTACTATCCGGTAAAGGATGCTGAAAAAGCAGTAATTTGGGTGGGAGGTGTTGGTGGTGACTGGGATACACCTGCTCGTAAGCTTTATCCTTTGCTGTGCGAGGATCTCAGAAAAGAGGCGATCGCTTCTTTAAGAGTACGTTACCGTTACCCAACAGAGTTGGAGGAATCTGTCCTAGATGTTCTCGCTGGCCTTCTTTATTTGCGAGATGAAGGTATCAAATATTTTGCTCTGGTTGGTCACTCTTTTGGAGGTGCAGTAGCAATTCAAGCTGCTGTCCAAGATCCAGATGTCAGCACTGTTGTTACTCTTGCTACTCAAGCTTACGGTACAGATCCGGTTCACGAACTTGCAACACAATGCTCACTGCTGCTAATACATGGTATGGCTGACGAAGTATTGCCACCTTTGTGTTCGCAACACGTTTATCAGCAGGCCTTGGAACCTAAGCAGATAATTCTGTATCCAGATGCTACTCATGGATTAGATGAGGTGGCTGACGAAGTTTACCAATTAGTTCGGAATTGGATTGTTCAACAGCTAAATCCTTCTACTGATGTGGCAATGCTAAATTAGTACAAGATAAAATGTTTTTAGTAGCGTTTTAGCGCTTAATAAACTGTAAATATAATGAACAGATTTAGTCTGATCCCATTTCTCAACTTAGTTTGCTTTAACTAATTTAAAATTGTATGAAAAGCGCAAAATTTTATGAAAAAACTGCTTAATTTCTCAGAAAAATTAGTACCAATTTCGAGTAATAACAGTAGCAGATATGATAGTTAAACATCAATTTCAAAACTTTAAAGAGCTACTATCAAGCTCAGAGTTACCGCTGTTGGTAGTTTTTTACTCTCATGTATGCGGGCCTTCTCATTTGATCAACTCAGTTCTTCCAGAAGTAACTAAACAGATGAAACAAGAGCTAAGGGTTGTGAAAGTTGATAGTGAAGCCTATCCTGATTTAGCTAATCAATATCAAGTTCATCCCTTACCAACATTGTTATTATTCAAAAATAGACAACTTGTAGAGCGAATTGAAGAAGAACGAGCCGAGAATTTAATTCCAGTAGAACGCCTCATCCAACGCTTGCAATCCTTAATTTAGTAGTAGAATTTAGTAGTAGCAAATCTGAGCGATCGCGTATATTATGAGTCAGTATTTGCATACTCGCATTCGCAATGTTTTCACAAAATATTAATTAGTTCTATGATGCTTACACCTAGCGTGAGCGTAACTATCACCACTATAAATCTCAGATGATTGAAGGAAACCCGTGAGAATTCACAGACTCAGATAGTACAAGTAAAAGAACTATCCCTTAAAATGCCTGAGAATCCTCGCAAGTTCAGCTTAACACCCTTCACGAAGTTAATAGTTAGTGTTACACCTGCACGACTACCAAAAGGTATAAAAAATATTACAAAAATATGTGTTTTGCAATACATGATTTTTATTTAACCTTGTTAACCAATAAAGCTGTCTTAAAAATAGGTGTAGAAAGAAAGCTAAGTTTATTAGGTAGCGCTGACAACAAATAAAGGTAGTTGGATATCTGCATTGCAATAGAAATTACTCAGTATTGTTACGGCAATGAATAGTTAAGTAAGTCCGCAGAAAAATATTAAGTAATATTACAGCTACATAATTTTCATCAGTCAAACTGAATATTAAATATGGGAGTTGATAAAGCTTAAACAACCTAATACTTTAGTACTCCTACTTACCCTGTATTCTTTATTATTTCGCTACCAGATTGTACTAATCGAATTCACTTTAGGTTAGTGTATTACAGCATAAAATCATACATCTGCTAATCTTTAAGTAACGCAAAACTACTGCTGTTAAAACATT
This region of Nostoc sp. UHCC 0302 genomic DNA includes:
- a CDS encoding MFS transporter: MNDSAANSDAQRDPANTKLDLKTKLAYGAGDLGPAITANISIFYLLLFFTNVAGIPAGLAGSILMIGKIWDGINDPIIGLLTDKTKSRRWGRRLPWLFYGAVPFGIFFFLQWIVPPFSTQQSNNIWPLFWYYVAIGIISQAFYTVVNLPYTAMTPELTQDYDERTSLNSIRFTFSISGSILSLILSKIIFSQIADRQQRYLVLAAVCTVISVLTLYWCVFGVRDRVMAFEAKRIQAEEAPSIPFGEQLKIVFSNRPFLFVIGIYLFSWLGVQVTASIIPYFVVNYMGLEESDIPSVLIAVQVTALIMLSVWSALSKKIGKKLVYCLGMSLWIIAAAGMFFLQPGQIGLMYVMAVMAGVGISTAYLIPWSMIPDVIELDELQTGQRREGIFYGFMVLLQKFGLAFGLFVVGNALQASGFKESVAGQATLPIQPEQALLAIRIAVGPVPTVFLICGLVLTYFYPITREMHAEILLKLKERKER
- a CDS encoding dienelactone hydrolase family protein, which codes for MQPIYDESFEMMVQDVEVKPQQEEYYPVKLITSRGLIYCRYYPVKDAEKAVIWVGGVGGDWDTPARKLYPLLCEDLRKEAIASLRVRYRYPTELEESVLDVLAGLLYLRDEGIKYFALVGHSFGGAVAIQAAVQDPDVSTVVTLATQAYGTDPVHELATQCSLLLIHGMADEVLPPLCSQHVYQQALEPKQIILYPDATHGLDEVADEVYQLVRNWIVQQLNPSTDVAMLN
- a CDS encoding thioredoxin domain-containing protein, translated to MIVKHQFQNFKELLSSSELPLLVVFYSHVCGPSHLINSVLPEVTKQMKQELRVVKVDSEAYPDLANQYQVHPLPTLLLFKNRQLVERIEEERAENLIPVERLIQRLQSLI